From a region of the Thermomicrobium roseum DSM 5159 genome:
- a CDS encoding CDP-alcohol phosphatidyltransferase family protein, translating to MGNKGLAQNRQALLKAFQASLKARPGVEYINLVIFRPLGFIVACALLPTRVKPEQVVIAHTGLGLLAAGCLARGWERAAAVLLQVVTVLDNADGQLARLRQQESELGRYLDTELDTLVNTALFAAIGYRTRGWRASLAALSAFTGLLSWDFNLEYLYRVARGEVLRAAVRDPDRRAVQLARAVYRLVFAPQDAMIRWLEELGLWLSVGHHAREERVRRSWWHPIVVTVAANLGRSTQYLWLGIFAWRRRLDSYPTFVLSQLLIPLLLTIWRWSAVRRQVSGRREGIV from the coding sequence ATGGGGAATAAGGGACTCGCGCAGAACCGGCAAGCACTGCTCAAGGCGTTCCAGGCGAGTCTGAAGGCGCGGCCGGGTGTAGAGTACATCAATTTGGTGATCTTCCGGCCGCTCGGATTCATCGTGGCCTGTGCCCTGTTGCCAACGCGAGTCAAACCAGAGCAGGTCGTCATTGCTCATACCGGACTCGGTCTCCTGGCAGCTGGGTGCCTGGCTCGTGGCTGGGAGCGAGCGGCGGCAGTACTCCTCCAGGTGGTAACCGTTCTCGACAATGCCGATGGTCAACTGGCTCGCTTGCGGCAGCAGGAGAGCGAACTGGGCCGATATCTCGATACCGAACTCGATACGCTGGTCAATACAGCTCTTTTCGCAGCGATCGGATACCGTACACGAGGCTGGCGAGCGTCATTGGCTGCACTATCGGCCTTTACTGGCCTTCTGAGCTGGGATTTCAATCTCGAGTACTTGTACCGGGTAGCGAGGGGTGAAGTCTTGCGAGCCGCAGTGCGCGATCCGGATCGTCGGGCGGTCCAGCTCGCTCGCGCTGTCTACCGGCTCGTCTTCGCACCCCAGGACGCGATGATTCGCTGGCTGGAAGAACTGGGCTTGTGGCTGTCCGTCGGACACCATGCCCGTGAAGAGCGCGTCAGACGCTCCTGGTGGCATCCGATCGTGGTCACGGTGGCAGCGAACTTGGGTCGTTCGACGCAATATTTGTGGCTCGGCATCTTCGCGTGGCGACGGCGTCTCGATTCTTACCCAACGTTCGTCCTGAGTCAGCTCTTGATTCCTCTTCTCCTGACGATCTGGCGCTGGTCCGCCGTCCGGCGTCAGGTGAGCGGTAGACGCGAGGGGATTGTCTAA
- a CDS encoding HpcH/HpaI aldolase family protein, with amino-acid sequence MRENHAKRKMLAGQPAFGYTLQLGAPLVAEALANCGIDFILIDTQHGTFGPDTVIATLMALSCGRAVPMARVARNDYTLIGRLLDDGVLGIIVPLVHTREDARAVADACRFPPRGMRSWGWGRARVYGADYPEWIDEELFVGVQIESAQAVENAEAILSVPGIDGCWIGPGDLALSLGIDPRRAAGDERQERAIERVLEACRNTGKIAGYAAYSVEDALYRAQQGFRFVTAGSDIGFLVQGALRGVEQLGLTAQVGRGYGE; translated from the coding sequence ATGCGGGAGAACCACGCCAAGCGGAAGATGTTGGCTGGCCAGCCGGCCTTCGGCTATACGCTGCAGCTCGGCGCACCGCTCGTCGCAGAGGCACTGGCTAATTGCGGGATCGACTTCATCTTGATCGATACGCAGCATGGCACCTTCGGCCCGGATACGGTTATCGCCACGCTGATGGCGCTTTCCTGCGGGCGCGCGGTGCCTATGGCTCGGGTCGCACGCAACGATTACACACTGATCGGGCGCTTACTGGACGACGGGGTGCTCGGCATCATCGTTCCGCTGGTCCACACCCGAGAGGATGCGCGAGCGGTTGCCGACGCTTGCCGCTTTCCGCCGCGCGGTATGCGTTCGTGGGGATGGGGACGTGCTCGGGTCTATGGAGCTGATTATCCAGAATGGATCGACGAGGAGCTCTTCGTTGGTGTGCAAATCGAAAGTGCCCAGGCAGTGGAGAATGCCGAGGCGATTCTCTCGGTTCCCGGTATCGACGGTTGCTGGATCGGGCCCGGCGATCTTGCTCTGTCTCTCGGAATCGACCCGCGTCGGGCGGCTGGTGACGAGCGGCAGGAGCGCGCGATCGAACGCGTGCTGGAAGCTTGTCGGAATACGGGCAAAATCGCGGGTTACGCTGCCTATAGTGTCGAAGACGCCTTGTACCGAGCGCAGCAGGGTTTCCGATTCGTCACGGCCGGTAGCGATATCGGCTTCCTCGTGCAAGGAGCGCTGCGTGGCGTCGAACAGCTCGGTCTGACTGCACAGGTCGGACGAGGATATGGGGAATAA